One part of the Truepera radiovictrix DSM 17093 genome encodes these proteins:
- a CDS encoding mechanosensitive ion channel family protein, whose translation MANLLNSLFQGTAPADEAAPDAPTGAATADPTGGAEGTAAELLEVPLLELNVIAEVQDTTWLTELWTDVQTAPLQFFGNLFVDLGIGLLLFGALWFFIDRWARAARDVIAKRELWDDAQKEAERGRTMVLRRYLITASAVLGALLTLGLFALRHRVPILQTLALAVRDWLLGGGLGRIISVIIVGALIYVLLRLVRKTARALTPISGQRFERQVARAATIRNVVESSARIVLITFFVLFVLAQAGANVSALLTGVGILGLAVSFGAQSLVKDVITGFFILAEDQFGVGDVVTIGNFSGAVESVNLRITTLRSLDGQVHVIPNGQIDKVTVASKDWSRAVVDVEVSYRSDLDRALEVITDEAEKLTEALGWSWRVVGLPEVTGVEALGASGVVIRVLFRTLPKEQWGVSREFRRRIKNRLEREGIEIPYPHVTLYWGEGQKPALGGGPEARAEHAPREREHS comes from the coding sequence TTGGCTAACCTGTTGAACTCCCTCTTTCAGGGCACGGCCCCTGCCGACGAAGCTGCACCGGACGCCCCCACGGGCGCCGCGACCGCGGACCCGACGGGGGGGGCCGAGGGGACGGCAGCGGAGCTGCTCGAGGTCCCCCTGCTCGAACTCAACGTCATCGCCGAGGTGCAGGACACGACGTGGCTCACCGAGCTGTGGACGGACGTGCAGACCGCACCGCTGCAGTTTTTCGGCAACCTCTTCGTCGACCTCGGTATCGGGCTTTTGCTCTTCGGCGCGCTCTGGTTTTTTATCGACCGCTGGGCGCGCGCCGCTCGCGACGTCATCGCCAAGCGCGAGCTGTGGGACGACGCGCAGAAGGAGGCCGAGCGGGGGCGGACGATGGTGCTGCGGCGCTATTTGATCACCGCCTCGGCGGTGCTGGGCGCTCTACTCACGCTCGGGCTCTTCGCCCTGCGCCACCGCGTGCCGATCCTGCAGACGCTCGCCCTGGCGGTGCGCGACTGGCTCCTCGGCGGCGGGCTCGGGCGGATCATCAGCGTGATCATCGTCGGGGCGCTTATCTACGTGCTCCTGCGCCTCGTGCGCAAAACGGCGCGGGCGCTCACGCCCATTAGCGGCCAGCGCTTCGAGCGTCAGGTCGCGCGGGCCGCCACGATCCGCAACGTCGTCGAGTCAAGCGCGCGCATCGTGCTCATTACCTTTTTCGTCCTGTTCGTCCTGGCGCAAGCGGGGGCGAACGTCTCGGCGCTGCTTACCGGGGTCGGGATTTTGGGTCTGGCGGTCTCCTTCGGCGCGCAGTCCTTGGTCAAAGACGTCATCACCGGGTTTTTCATCCTCGCCGAGGACCAGTTCGGCGTCGGCGACGTCGTCACCATCGGCAACTTTTCGGGCGCGGTGGAGAGCGTGAACCTGCGCATCACCACGCTGCGTTCGCTCGACGGTCAGGTGCACGTCATCCCGAACGGGCAGATCGACAAGGTGACGGTCGCCAGCAAAGACTGGTCGCGCGCGGTGGTCGACGTCGAGGTGAGTTACCGCAGCGACCTCGACCGGGCGCTCGAGGTCATCACCGACGAGGCGGAAAAGCTCACCGAGGCGCTCGGTTGGAGCTGGCGCGTCGTGGGGCTCCCCGAGGTGACCGGGGTCGAGGCGCTCGGCGCGTCGGGGGTGGTGATCCGGGTGCTTTTCCGCACGCTCCCCAAAGAGCAGTGGGGGGTCTCGCGCGAGTTCCGGCGGCGCATCAAAAACCGTTTGGAAAGGGAGGGCATCGAGATCCCCTACCCGCACGTCACGCTCTACTGGGGCGAGGGGCAGAAGCCCGCTTTGGGCGGGGGGCCGGAAGCGCGCGCCGAGCACGCCCCTAGGGAGCGCGAGCACTCTTAG
- the plsX gene encoding phosphate acyltransferase PlsX gives MNTSPSPTTSPHDRAPRYTVALDAMGGDAMPQAAVAGALAAAREGVSVVLVGDEGAIRQELRAQGGELPVHHAPDTVRMEDHAAEVRRRKDSSIMQAMRLTKEGDASACVSVGHSGATMAAALFVLGRLKGVERPAILANIPTAKGFCALIDAGANADCRPTHLQQFAVMGSVYARLFYGLPNPSVGLISIGEEPEKGNELTREAHALLQKTPGIAFYGNVEGRDLLKGTTDVVVADGFTGNVMLKLAEGEAKVIFGWVREALTGGGFGTKLGAALVRSALRRVAARLDPAEYGAQPLLGVDGYAFIGHGSSDARAIKNALLTAKRAVEAELLPKIKAGMAALEPARAS, from the coding sequence ATGAACACCTCACCCTCCCCGACGACGTCACCTCACGACAGAGCCCCGCGTTACACCGTCGCGCTCGACGCCATGGGGGGGGACGCCATGCCCCAAGCGGCCGTCGCCGGCGCGCTCGCCGCCGCCCGCGAGGGGGTGTCGGTCGTGCTCGTGGGCGACGAGGGGGCGATCCGGCAGGAGCTGCGCGCGCAAGGGGGCGAGCTGCCCGTGCATCACGCCCCCGACACCGTGCGGATGGAGGACCACGCCGCCGAGGTGCGGCGGCGCAAAGACTCGAGCATCATGCAAGCGATGCGCCTGACCAAGGAGGGAGACGCCTCGGCGTGCGTCTCGGTCGGTCACTCGGGTGCCACGATGGCCGCCGCGCTCTTTGTGCTGGGCCGCCTTAAAGGGGTCGAGCGCCCCGCGATTTTGGCCAACATCCCGACCGCCAAGGGGTTTTGCGCCCTGATCGACGCGGGCGCCAACGCCGACTGTCGGCCGACGCACCTGCAGCAGTTCGCGGTCATGGGGAGCGTGTACGCGCGCCTCTTTTACGGGCTTCCGAACCCTTCGGTCGGGCTGATCTCGATCGGCGAGGAGCCCGAAAAGGGCAACGAGCTCACCCGCGAGGCGCACGCGCTGTTGCAGAAAACCCCCGGCATCGCCTTTTACGGCAACGTCGAGGGGCGCGACCTCCTCAAAGGCACTACCGACGTGGTGGTCGCCGACGGGTTTACCGGCAACGTGATGCTCAAGCTCGCCGAGGGCGAAGCCAAGGTGATCTTCGGGTGGGTGCGGGAGGCGCTCACGGGGGGTGGGTTCGGCACGAAGCTCGGGGCCGCCCTGGTCAGGTCGGCGCTCCGCCGCGTCGCCGCGCGCCTCGACCCCGCCGAGTACGGCGCGCAGCCGCTACTAGGGGTCGACGGGTACGCGTTTATCGGTCACGGTTCGTCGGACGCGCGGGCGATCAAAAACGCGCTCCTGACCGCCAAGCGCGCCGTGGAGGCCGAGCTGCTGCCGAAGATCAAAGCGGGGATGGCGGCTTTGGAGCCAGCTAGGGCTTCCTAG
- a CDS encoding RluA family pseudouridine synthase — MDVRVFEAPAGERLDVAIAVALELSRTYAKDLVLGGYVQLDGQPVAKASTKLSGRELVSVVLPPPRPLRVEPENTPLDIIYEDDDLAAIDKPPGMTAHPTATVREGTVVNALLGRMALAKEKLFDPEDEDYRPGIVHRLDKETSGVMVVAKNDAAHRELASAFKKRLTEKEYIAIAVGTLEDDLYMDGPIGRHPHHGRKMTVGGNNPRSASTYFRVLARTREAVLVRAKPHTGRTHQIRVHLAHLGAPILGDSVYGKPSPLIARHALHAQRLSLPHPRDHHAITFSAQVPLDMVSAWVSLGGTWPPEGEPHL, encoded by the coding sequence GTGGACGTACGGGTTTTTGAAGCCCCTGCCGGCGAGCGCCTCGACGTCGCCATCGCAGTGGCGCTCGAGCTCTCGCGCACGTACGCTAAAGACCTCGTGCTCGGCGGCTACGTGCAGTTAGATGGGCAACCGGTCGCCAAAGCTTCGACCAAGCTCTCGGGGCGCGAGCTCGTGTCGGTGGTGCTCCCCCCCCCGCGGCCTTTACGCGTCGAACCCGAAAACACGCCGCTCGACATCATCTACGAGGACGACGACCTCGCGGCCATCGACAAACCCCCCGGGATGACCGCCCACCCGACCGCTACGGTCCGCGAGGGAACGGTGGTCAACGCCCTGCTAGGTCGGATGGCGCTCGCCAAGGAGAAGCTCTTCGACCCCGAGGACGAGGACTACCGCCCCGGCATCGTGCACCGGCTCGACAAGGAGACCTCGGGGGTGATGGTGGTCGCCAAAAACGACGCGGCGCACCGCGAGCTCGCGAGCGCCTTTAAAAAGCGCCTCACCGAAAAGGAGTACATCGCTATCGCCGTCGGCACCCTCGAGGACGACCTCTACATGGACGGCCCCATCGGACGCCACCCCCACCACGGGCGTAAGATGACCGTCGGCGGCAACAACCCGCGGAGCGCCTCGACCTACTTTCGGGTGCTCGCGCGCACCCGCGAAGCGGTCCTGGTGCGCGCCAAACCCCACACCGGGCGCACGCACCAGATCCGCGTGCACCTCGCGCACCTGGGCGCTCCGATCTTGGGCGACAGCGTCTACGGCAAACCCTCGCCGCTTATAGCCCGCCACGCGCTACACGCGCAGCGCCTGAGCCTCCCCCACCCCCGCGACCACCACGCGATCACCTTCTCCGCTCAAGTCCCCTTAGACATGGTGAGCGCCTGGGTTAGCCTGGGTGGCACCTGGCCCCCCGAGGGCGAGCCGCACCTCTAG